The stretch of DNA TGATCAGAATTTGCGGTAACAAGCACACCAGCACCAAATATAGCGCGCCGATCGTTGTCAGACGGGACAAGATCCGATCGAAATAACGTGCCGTATTGGCGCCAGGACGAATGCCGGGAATGAAACCGCCCTGCTTGCGCAGATTCTCCGCCGTTTCTTCTGGATTGAAGGTTATCGCTGCATAGAAGTAGGAGAAGAACAAGATCATCGCAGCGTAGAACGCCATGTAGAGCGGTTGACCCTGTCCTAGTTCCTGACCAAGGAAAGACAGCCAGCCCGGCATGGATTTATTGCTCATAAATCCTGAGATCGTAACCGGAATCAGAAGCACAGATGAAGCGAAGATCGGAGGAATGACGCCCGCCGTATTGACCTTCAATGGCATGTGAGTGGAGTCACCGCCGAACATCCGGCTGCCTACCTGTCGTTTGGGATATTGGATCACAACACGACGTTGTGCCTGCTCCATAAAGACAATGAACGCGATCGTCGCCGCAGCCAGCACCAGAAACACCAGCACGAAGAACGGTGAGAGAGCACCCGTGTAGCCAAGCTGGAACAAGCTCACCAAAGCATGGGGCAAATTTGCGACGATACCCGCGAAGATAATGAGCGAAATTCCGTTACCAACACCGCGCGCAGTAATCTGCTCGCCAAGCCACATCAAAAACATCGTGCCGCCAACAAGCGTCACGACACAAGAGATGATGAAAAACGGGCCGGGACTCACTACCGCACTAGCACCGTGGCTCGTCATGCTCTCAAGCCCCATGGCAATGCCATAAGCCTGGAACAGTGCAATCAACACAGTCAGATAACGAGTATATTGATTGAGCTTCTTGCGTCCCTGTTCACCTTCTTTCTTGAGCGCCTCAAGAGAGGGCAAGGCAGTGGAAAGCAATTGCACGATGATCGATGCACTGATGTAAGGCATGATATTCAACGCGAACACGGTCATACGCCCCAGCGCACCACCCGTGAACATATCAAACATACCTAGAATGCCGCCCTGATGTTGAGCCAGTAACTGGCCCATAACGGCTGCATCCACTCCCGGCACCGGAATATAGGTTCCAAGGCGATAGATGATCAGCGCCCCCAGCGTGAACCAGATGCGCTTTTTCAGTTCAGTCGCCTTGGCGAAGGAACTCATATTAAGATTGGCGGCAAGCTGCTCTGCTGCGGAGGCCATCCACCGGTCCTTTCACAAAAACAGCGCCGCCGCGCGGGCGCGGGACGCTGTTCTAATCAACATGAAGCACGCACCCCGAAAGATGCGCGTCGTGCCTATAGTCGGAATCAAGCTTCCGACGCGGCCTCGGCCTTCGGCTTCGCTGTCACTTTGACAGAACCGCCAGCCTTTTCCACCGCTGCAATAGCAGATGCGGATGCGCCCGCCACTTCAATGGTAACAGCCTTGGTCAATTCACCGCCAGCCAGGAGACGAACGCCGACATACTTGCCGGTTCCGATCAAGCCTGCAGCGCGCAACGTTTCTTCCGTAACAGTTGCATCGGCCTGAAGCTTGCCGTCCGCAATGGCGCGGTCGAGCTTGCCCAGATTGATCGGTGCAAATTCCTTACGGAAGATGTTTTTGAAGCCACGCTTCGGCATACGACGATAGAGAGGCAGCTGACCACCTTCAAAACCGTTCAGCGAAACGCCTTCACGCGCCTTTTGGCCTTTAACGCCGCGACCGGAGGTTTTGCCCTTGCCAGAGCCAATCCCGCGACCAAGACGCTTCTTGCGATAACGCGAACCTTCGTTATCGCGGAGTTCGTTAAGGTTCATTTCAACCCTCCACTTGGATGAGGTGGGCCACCTTGCGAATCATGCCACGCACTGAAGGGCTATCCTCCAGTTCGCGAACACTACCAATACCGCGAAGACCGAGACCCGTCAGGGTCTCTTTCTGGCCAGGCTTACGTCCAATAGCAGAAGCAATCTGCTTCACACGCACTGTTTGCTTGCTATCAGCCATTTGCCGTCTCCGTCACCTCTTCGGTCTGCGCTTCGCGCTTACCGAAAATTTCGGACGCCTTCTTGCCACGACGGTTCGCAACCGCACGCGGACTCGTGCAACGCTCAAGCGCGGCAAACGTGGCTTTCACCATGTTATGCGGGTTACGCGTTCCGAGTGACTTCGCCACGACGTCATTGACGCCAAGCGATTCGAAGACCGCACGCATCGGGCCGCCCGCGATGATGCCCGTGCCGGCTTCCGCCGCGCGAACCACGACCTTACCCGCACCGAAATGCCCGAAAGCATCATGGTGAAGTGTACGGCCTTCTTTCATCGGAACGCGGATCATCGTGCGCTTCGCGCGTTCAGTCGCCTTACGGATAGCTTCCGGCACTTCACGGGCTTTACCCGCACCATAGCCGACGCGACCTTTCTGATCGCCAACTACCACCAAAGCAGCAAATGCAAAACGACGACCACCCTTCACGACCTTCGCAACGCGATTGATCGTTACCAGCTTGTCGACCAGATCATCGCCTTCGCGCTCACGCTCGCGACCACCACGGCCGCCTTCTCTTGGCTCTCGTGCCATGTGTGATCCTTCCTTAGAACGAGAGTCCGCCCTCGCGGGCAGCCTCTGCCAGGGCCTTGACCCGGCCGTGATACAGATAAGCGCCACGATCGAAAACAACCGCCTTGACGCCGGCCGCCGTTGCGCGCTCGGCGATCAACTTGCCGACCACAGTCGCCGCATCGACATTCGCACCAGTTTTACCCGCGTCACGAAGCGACTTCTCCAGCGTCGAAGCGCTGGCCAACGTACGACCGACGGCATCGTCGATCACCTGGGCGTAGATGTTTTTGCCAGAGCGAAAGACCGACAAACGCGGCCGGCCACCGCTCTTGCGGCGAAGCTGGAAACGCAACCGCTGACGGCGGCGCTCCTGCAATCCATGCTGCGTAGCCATTACTTCTTCTTGCCTTCCTTACGACGGAGCACTTCGGTCTCGTAGCGAACACCCTTGCCCTTGTAAGGCTCAGGCTTACGGAAGCTACGGATATCGAGCGCCACCTGACCAACACGCTGCTTGTCGTTGCCTTCCACCGTGATCGCCGTGGGGCGCGGTGTCGTGATCTTCACGTCCGACGGAATCGGATAGACAACATCGTGGGAATAGCCGAGGTTCATGACCAGGTTGGATCCCTGGATGCTCGCACGGAAACCTGTTCCGGTGATTTCCAGAGACTTGGTAAAACCTTCGGATACGCCTTTTACAACGTTGGCAACGACAGCACGTGTCGTGCCCCACATCGTCCACGAATCGCGCGAACGTGCACCAACCGGCGCAATGGAAACCTTACCGTCTTCCACCTTTGCTTCGACATGACGCGACAGGGGGATGCTCAGCGAACCGCGCTTACCCTTAGCCGTCAACGAACCGTTTGCAATGGCGACTTCGACGCCCGCCGGAATTGCGACGGGATACTTGCCTACTCGTGACATGGATCCCTCCTTAGAACACGCGGCAGAGGACTTCGCCACCAACATTGGCAGCGCGAGCCTCGACATCCGAAAGGATGCCACGCGGGGTGGACAGGATCGACACGCCAAGCCCAGCATATACGCGCGGCAATTCCTTGATCTTGGAATAGACGCGGCGACCCGGCTTGGAGACGCGATGGATTTCCTTGATGACCGGCTGGCCTTCGGAATATTTCAACTCGATGCGTAGCTGAGAGACACCCTTGCGGAGTTCCTCGGTCGAGAAGCCACGGATGTAGCCTTCACGACGCAATGCTTCGAGAACGTTCGCACGCAGCTTAGAAGCCGGTGCGACGCAAGCCGCGTGACGCGCGCGCTGCGCGTTGCGGATGCGGGTGAGCATATCACCCAACGGATCTGAAAGGGACATGGTGCTCCTGCCTTACCAGCTCGACTTAACCATACCGGGGATCTGGCCAGTAGAAGCCAGGTCGCGCAGAGCGATACGGCTCAGCTCGAACTTACGGTAATTGGCACGCGGACGACCGGAAACCTTGCAACGCAGACGCACGCGAACGCGCGAACCGTTACGCGGAAGCTCGGCCAGCTTCAGCGAAGCATCGAAGCGTTCCTCAACGGGAAGGCTACGATCCATGATGATGTTCTTCAGCTCGGTCCGCTTCGCCTTATCTCGCTGCGCCATATAGGCGCGCTTGGCGTTGCGGTTCACGGCGGAGATTTTTGCCATGCTAAATCTTCTCCCGGAACCTGTCGGGCCAATCCCAACGGTTTTCCAAAAACAGCGTGTCTATATAGGGAGCCGGTTGCCTTATGGAAAGCAAAAAAGACCGGCTCAACCCACTAATCAGGCCGCGAACGGCAGGTCAAACGCTTTAAGCAGCGCTTTCGCCTCGGCATCCGTCTTCGCGGTGGTCACGAAGATGATGTCCATGCCTCGGACTGCATCGATCTTATCGTAATCGATTTCCGGAAACACGATCTGCTCTTTGATGCCCATAGCGAAGTTGCCACGACCATCGAAGCCTTTATTTGCCGGTAATCCACGGAAATCGCGGATACGCGGCATGGCGATCGTCACCAAGCGGTCAAGGAACTCATACATACGCGCACGACGCAGTGTGACCTTACAACCGATCGGCAGGCCTTCGCGGATTTTAAAGCCCGCAATGGCCTTACGTGCCAAAGTTTTCACCGGCTTCTGGCCGGAAATCGCCGCCATTTCAGCAACAGCCGCATCGAGCTTCTTCTGGTCGCCAGCAGCTTCGCCAACGCCCATGTTCAGCACAATTTTTTCCAGCTTCGGAACCTGCATCGGATTCTTGTAGCTGAATTCTTCACGAAGCTGCTCGCGCAGTACGTCCTGATAGCGCTGCTGCAGGCGCGGCAGAACGCGGGTATTCGTCTCGCTCATTCTCGCCCCCTTAGCCTTCGATCACTTCGCCCGTTGCCTTGGCAACACGCACTTTGCGTCCATCGTCAAGCTTACGGAAACCGACGCGCGTCGGCTCGCCACTTTTCGGATCGACCAGTTTCAGGTTGGAGAGATGCACAGGCATCTCCTTGGAAACAATTCCACCTTCCTGATTCGTACGACTCGGCTTGGTGTGGCGTTTGGCAACAGCCACGCCACGCACAACAGCCTTCTCAGCTTTCGGCGAGATCGAGAGCACTTCGCCACGCGTACCGCGCGACGAACCGGAGATGACCAGAACCTGGTCGCCTTTTTTGATGCGTGCAGCCATTACAGCACCTCCGGCGCCAACGAGATGATCTTCATGAACTTGCGTGCGCGCAGTTCGCGAACCACCGGCCCGAAAATACGGGTGCCGATCGGCTCCATCGACTTGTTGATCAGCACGGCCGCATTCTTGTCGAAGCGGATCGCACTGCCATCGGGACGGCGCACAGGATAGGAGGTGCGAACGATAACGGCTTGATGCACGTCACCCTTCTTTACCTTACCGCGGGGGATCGCTTCCTTAACGGACACGACGATCACGTCGCCGACCGAGGCAGTCTTCCGCTTGGAGCCGCCCAGCACCTTGATGCACTGCACCTCACGTGCGCCCGAATTATCGGCGACGTCGAGATTGGTCTCGGGATGGATCATTCCTCAGTCCCCCTTTACGCAGTCGCCTGGGCCGGTGCCGCGTCGGTGCCGCCAAGTGCGGCGCCGTTGCGCGTAATCACCGTCCAGGTCTTGCGCTTGGAGATCGGAGCGCATTCTTCGATGCGGACCGTATCCCCGATTTTGCATTCGTTCTGTTCATCGTGCGCCGCGTATTTCTTCGAACGACGAATGAACTTCTTATAGAGCGGGTGCATAATGCGACGATCAACAAGAACGGTTACCGTCTTGTCCATCTTGTCGCTTGTCACTCGCCCCGTCAGGACGCGCCTTGGCATCGCCCGTCTCCTCTCAGGACTTTGCGGCGGACGTTTTTGCGCCC from Kozakia baliensis encodes:
- the rpsQ gene encoding 30S ribosomal protein S17, with amino-acid sequence MPRRVLTGRVTSDKMDKTVTVLVDRRIMHPLYKKFIRRSKKYAAHDEQNECKIGDTVRIEECAPISKRKTWTVITRNGAALGGTDAAPAQATA
- the rplF gene encoding 50S ribosomal protein L6 → MSRVGKYPVAIPAGVEVAIANGSLTAKGKRGSLSIPLSRHVEAKVEDGKVSIAPVGARSRDSWTMWGTTRAVVANVVKGVSEGFTKSLEITGTGFRASIQGSNLVMNLGYSHDVVYPIPSDVKITTPRPTAITVEGNDKQRVGQVALDIRSFRKPEPYKGKGVRYETEVLRRKEGKKK
- the rpsE gene encoding 30S ribosomal protein S5, with the translated sequence MAREPREGGRGGREREREGDDLVDKLVTINRVAKVVKGGRRFAFAALVVVGDQKGRVGYGAGKAREVPEAIRKATERAKRTMIRVPMKEGRTLHHDAFGHFGAGKVVVRAAEAGTGIIAGGPMRAVFESLGVNDVVAKSLGTRNPHNMVKATFAALERCTSPRAVANRRGKKASEIFGKREAQTEEVTETANG
- the rplE gene encoding 50S ribosomal protein L5 → MSETNTRVLPRLQQRYQDVLREQLREEFSYKNPMQVPKLEKIVLNMGVGEAAGDQKKLDAAVAEMAAISGQKPVKTLARKAIAGFKIREGLPIGCKVTLRRARMYEFLDRLVTIAMPRIRDFRGLPANKGFDGRGNFAMGIKEQIVFPEIDYDKIDAVRGMDIIFVTTAKTDAEAKALLKAFDLPFAA
- the rplR gene encoding 50S ribosomal protein L18 produces the protein MATQHGLQERRRQRLRFQLRRKSGGRPRLSVFRSGKNIYAQVIDDAVGRTLASASTLEKSLRDAGKTGANVDAATVVGKLIAERATAAGVKAVVFDRGAYLYHGRVKALAEAAREGGLSF
- the secY gene encoding preprotein translocase subunit SecY, whose protein sequence is MASAAEQLAANLNMSSFAKATELKKRIWFTLGALIIYRLGTYIPVPGVDAAVMGQLLAQHQGGILGMFDMFTGGALGRMTVFALNIMPYISASIIVQLLSTALPSLEALKKEGEQGRKKLNQYTRYLTVLIALFQAYGIAMGLESMTSHGASAVVSPGPFFIISCVVTLVGGTMFLMWLGEQITARGVGNGISLIIFAGIVANLPHALVSLFQLGYTGALSPFFVLVFLVLAAATIAFIVFMEQAQRRVVIQYPKRQVGSRMFGGDSTHMPLKVNTAGVIPPIFASSVLLIPVTISGFMSNKSMPGWLSFLGQELGQGQPLYMAFYAAMILFFSYFYAAITFNPEETAENLRKQGGFIPGIRPGANTARYFDRILSRLTTIGALYLVLVCLLPQILISHYNVPFYFGGTSLIIIVSVTIDTMTQIQSHLVAHRYQGLIRKQRGRSGPRNVPQRGGRRR
- the rplO gene encoding 50S ribosomal protein L15, yielding MNLNELRDNEGSRYRKKRLGRGIGSGKGKTSGRGVKGQKAREGVSLNGFEGGQLPLYRRMPKRGFKNIFRKEFAPINLGKLDRAIADGKLQADATVTEETLRAAGLIGTGKYVGVRLLAGGELTKAVTIEVAGASASAIAAVEKAGGSVKVTAKPKAEAASEA
- the rplN gene encoding 50S ribosomal protein L14; translated protein: MIHPETNLDVADNSGAREVQCIKVLGGSKRKTASVGDVIVVSVKEAIPRGKVKKGDVHQAVIVRTSYPVRRPDGSAIRFDKNAAVLINKSMEPIGTRIFGPVVRELRARKFMKIISLAPEVL
- the rplX gene encoding 50S ribosomal protein L24 codes for the protein MAARIKKGDQVLVISGSSRGTRGEVLSISPKAEKAVVRGVAVAKRHTKPSRTNQEGGIVSKEMPVHLSNLKLVDPKSGEPTRVGFRKLDDGRKVRVAKATGEVIEG
- the rpsH gene encoding 30S ribosomal protein S8, which gives rise to MSLSDPLGDMLTRIRNAQRARHAACVAPASKLRANVLEALRREGYIRGFSTEELRKGVSQLRIELKYSEGQPVIKEIHRVSKPGRRVYSKIKELPRVYAGLGVSILSTPRGILSDVEARAANVGGEVLCRVF
- the rpmD gene encoding 50S ribosomal protein L30 → MADSKQTVRVKQIASAIGRKPGQKETLTGLGLRGIGSVRELEDSPSVRGMIRKVAHLIQVEG
- the rpsN gene encoding 30S ribosomal protein S14, producing MAKISAVNRNAKRAYMAQRDKAKRTELKNIIMDRSLPVEERFDASLKLAELPRNGSRVRVRLRCKVSGRPRANYRKFELSRIALRDLASTGQIPGMVKSSW